One Microcaecilia unicolor chromosome 8, aMicUni1.1, whole genome shotgun sequence DNA window includes the following coding sequences:
- the HAND1 gene encoding heart- and neural crest derivatives-expressed protein 1, translating to MNLVGSYQHHHMMHESFLFPAGSRCHQDRPYFQSWVFNPGEMSPDFAVQPPYSPDYGTAGPGQSHSRLEALTGRLGRRKGAGPKKERRRTESINSAFAELRECIPNVPADTKLSKIKTLRLATSYIAYLMDVLAKDTQTGETEGFKAELKKVDTRESKRKRDPNEVYSDSIGHGEKRLKGRTGWPQQVWALELNP from the exons ATGAATCTGGTTGGAAGCTACCAGCACCATCACATGATGCACGAGTCTTTCCTCTTTCCTGCCGGCTCAAGATGCCATCAGGACAGACCCTATTTCCAAAGCTGGGTCTTCAACCCGGGAGAAATGTCCCCTGATTTTGCAGTTCAGCCTCCCTACAGCCCGGACTATGGGACGGCAGGTCCGGGCCAGAGCCACAGCAGGCTGGAGGCCTTGACGGGTCGCCTGGGCAGGAGGAAAGGCGCAGGGCCCAAGAAAGAGAGGAGACGGACAGAAAGCATTAATAGTGCCTTTGCCGAACTGAGAGAATGTATCCCCAATGTGCCAGCCGACACCAAACTGTCCAAAATCAAAACCTTGAGGCTGGCGACCAGTTACATAGCTTATCTGATGGATGTGCTGGCCAAGGACACCCAGACTGGGGAGACTGAAGGTTTTAAAGCCGAACTTAAGAAAGTGGACACCAGagaaagcaaaaggaaaagagacccG AATGAAGTTTACTCCGATTCTATAGGCCATGGCGAGAAAAGACTGAAAGGAAGGACAGGCTGGCCTCAGCAAGTTTGGGCTCTTGAACTAAATCCCTGA